The following are encoded in a window of Castanea sativa cultivar Marrone di Chiusa Pesio chromosome 9, ASM4071231v1 genomic DNA:
- the LOC142610789 gene encoding E3 ubiquitin-protein ligase HAKAI homolog, translated as MLQIRLSKAPAAEGVGGAKPLPVDTVTVACPDHLILAELPVAKGIGAATAASLVKTVGRRSRRPLGERVHFCVRCDFPVAIYGRLSPCEHAFCLDCARSDSICYLCDERIQKIQTIKMMEGIFICAAPHCLKSFLKRSEFESHINESHADLLQPNAEKEDGNESESQSVKQSGASESTARAPPRPVFSPGSNSQIHDREDKTRRQQPREPPPSRPNVQPKQPQSFGQVQNHPSELQPDNNRPQGFDRLGPQNRFHQQGFDTQGGPQQESGQFPDKQQGILSENQFSEYPPMHSLQTPNFAVPVNTNPMLNPPPPFGYPPFQTEGGQPFYGAPYEMTRQDSASEVGVEQGSLLGFPPVQAGGVNFSGNYAQPWNGGGFVGAPFEHPHSGHGMLDGFANASDSHGKAAFHQGDYGRNSGGLLLNPPPLANKGMEQAQSGNAMDPRDGKGILAPQPMPLPPPPPPPPHQSQLKRKFYPESSRDGQGYGWQHENRDSYGSGQD; from the exons ATGCTTCAGATTCGGCTTAGCAAGGCTCCGGCTGCAGAAGGTGTTGGAGGGGCGAAGCCCTTGCCGGTGGATACTGTGACGGTGGCGTGCCCTGACCACCTTATCCTTGCTGAACTTCCTGTGGCAAAGGGCATTGGTGCAGCCACTGCTGCTTCCCTTGTCAAGACTGTTGGTCGTAGGTCCCGCCGCCCGCTTGGTGAGCGGGTCCACTTCTGCGTTCGTTGTGATTTCCCCGTCGCTATCTATGGACGCCTG AGCCCTTGTGAGCATGCCTTCTGTCTTGATTGTGCTAGGAGTGATTCAATTTGCTACCT TTGTGATGAACGTATACAGAAGATTCAGACAATTAAAATGATGGAAGGGATCTTCATCTGTGCGGCACCTCATTGTCTAAAGTCTTTTCTGAAGAGGTCTGAATTTGAATCTCACATCAATGAGAGCCATGCTGACCTTCTTCAACCCAATGCTGAGAAAGAGGATGGAAACGAATCAGAGTCTCAGAGTGTTAAACAATCTGGAGCTTCTGAATCCACTGCCCGGGCTCCCCCAAGGCCAGTCTTTTCTCCTGGTTCAAATTCCCAGATTCATGATCGTGAAGACAAAACTCGTCGACAGCAACCTAGAGAACCACCACCTTCAAGGCCAAATGTACAGCCAAAGCAACCACAAAGTTTTGGACAAGTACAAAATCACCCATCAGAGCTCCAACCTGATAACAACCGACCACAAGGCTTTGACAGGCTGGGTCCTCAAAACCGATTCCATCAACAGGGTTTTGACACCCAAGGTGGCCCACAACAAGAGTCTGGTCAGTTTCCAGACAAGCAGCAGGGAATCCTATCTGAGAACCAGTTTTCTGAATACCCACCTATGCATTCCCTTCAGACACCTAATTTTGCTGTGCCAGTCAATACAAATCCAATGCTAAATCCCCCTCCACCTTTTGGTTATCCTCCTTTCCAGACTGAGGGAGGTCAACCATTTTATGGTGCTCCCTATGAGATGACAAGGCAAGATTCAGCTTCAGAAGTAGGAGTGGAACAGGGGTCATTATTGGGATTCCCACCAGTTCAAGCGGGTGGTGTAAATTTCTCAGGAAATTATGCTCAGCCCTGGAATGGTGGAGGCTTTGTTGGTGCGCCTTTTGAGCATCCACACAGTGGTCATGGAATGTTAGATGGCTTTGCAAATGCATCAGATTCTCATGGGAAAGCTGCATTCCATCAAGGTGACTATGGGCGCAATTCTGGAGGTTTGCTTTTAAATCCTCCACCTTTGGCTAACAAGGGCATGGAACAAGCACAGAGTGGCAATGCAATGGATCCAAGGGATGGCAAGGGTATTTTGGCACCACAGCCTATGCCACtcccaccaccaccgccacccCCACCTCACCAGTCCCAGCTTAAAAGAAAGTTCTATCCTGAATCAAGCCGTGATGGACAGGGCTATGGCTGGCAGCATGAGAACCGTGACAGTTATGGGAGTGGCCAGGACTAG